The Capra hircus breed San Clemente chromosome 25, ASM170441v1, whole genome shotgun sequence genome has a window encoding:
- the CCZ1 gene encoding vacuolar fusion protein CCZ1 homolog isoform X2, whose translation MNPPGCAERERWAADSSSGPAATTSGGTASEAEVRSSGGICLWAGRGRLPRLGGRAGMAAAASGAGAGAAQEKQFPPALLSFFIYNPRFGPREGEEENKILFYYPNEVEKNEKIRNVGLCEAIVQFTRTFSPSKPAKSLHTQKNRQFFNEPEENFWMVMVVRNPIIEKQSKDGKPVVEYQEEELLDKVYSSVLQQCYSMYKLFNGTFLRAMEDGGVKLLKERLEKFFHRYLQTLHLQSCDLLDIFGGISFFPLDKMTYLKIQSFINRMEESLSIVKYTAFLYNDQLIWSGLEQDDMRILYKYLTTSLFPRHIEPELAGRDSPIRAEMPGNLQHYGRFLTGPLNLNDPEAKCRFPKIFVNTDDTYEALHLIVYKAMSAAVCFMIDASIQPTLDFCRRLDSIVGPQLTVLASDICEQFNINKRISGSEKEPQFKFIYFNHMNLAEKSTVHMRKTPSVSLTSVHPDLMKILGDINSDFTRVDEDEEIIVKAMSDYWVVGKKSDQRELYVILNQKNANLIEVNEEVKKLCATQFNNIFFLD comes from the exons ATGAACCCACCCGGGTGCGCCGAAAGGGAACGCTGGGCTGCGGATTCTTCTTCCGGGCCGGCGGCAACCACTTCCGGGGGGACGGCGAGCGAGGCGGAAGTGCGGTCTTCCGGCGGCATCTGTCTCTGGGCGGGCCGAGGGAGGCTCCCGAGGCTGGGGGGCCGGGCCGGGATGGCGGCAGCGGCGTCCGGGGCCGGAGCAGGAGCGGCCCAAGAGAAGCAGTTTCCGCCGGCGCTGCTGAGCTTCTTCATCTACAACCCGCGCTTCGGGCCGCGCGAGGGAGAG gaggaaaataaaattttgttttattatccaaatgaagtagaaaagaatgaaaaaattagaAACGTTGGATTATGTGAAGCTATTGTACAGTTTACAAG GACCTTTAGTCCATCAAAACCTGCAAAATCTTTACATACGCAGAAGAACAGACAGTTTTTCAATGAACCAGAAGAAAATTTCTGGATGGTCATG GTTGTTCGGAATCCTATCATTGAAAAGCAAAGTAAAGATGGAAAACCAGTTGTTGAATACCAAGAGGAGGAGTTGCTG GACAAGGTTTATAGTTCGGTGCTCCAGCAGTGCTACAGCATGTACAAG CTTTTTAATGGTACATTTCTGAGAGCCATGGAAGATGGAGGTGTCAAGCTCCTAAAAGAAAGATTAGAGAAATTCTTCCATCGA TATTTGCAAACATTGCATTTGCAGTCCTGCGATCTACTCGACATATTTGGTGGGATCAGCTTCTTCCCATTGGATAAAATGACTTATTTGAAAATCCAGTCCTTTATTAACAGAATGGAAGAAAGCCTGAGTATAGTCAAGTACACTGCCTTTCTCTATAATGATCAACTCATCTG GAGTGGATTAGAGCAAGACGACATGAGGATTTTATACAAATACCTCACCACATCTCTGTTCCCGAGGCATATCGAACCTGAG TTGGCGGGAAGGGATTCTCCAATAAGGGCAGAAATGCCAGGAAACCTCCAACACTATGGAAG ATTTCTCACTGGCCCCTTGAACCTTAATGATCCAGAAGCAAAATGCAGATTCCCCAAAATTTTTGTAAATACAGACGACACTTACGAAGCTCTGCACTTAATTGTTTATAAG GCCATGAGTGCAGCTGTGTGCTTCATGATTGATG CCTCCATTCAGCCCACACTGGATTTCTGCCGAAGACTGGACAGCATCGTGGGGCCCCAGCTCACAGTGCTGGCATCTGACATCTGTGAGCAGTTTAACATCAACAAGAGAATATCTGG GTCTGAAAAAGAACCCCAGTTTAAGTTTATCTACTTCAACCATATGAATTTAGCAGAAAAAAGTACAGTTCACATGAGGAAGACACCTAGCGTGTCACTCACATCTGTCCATCCGGATCTAATGAAGATTCTGGGCGACATCAATAGTGATTTCACAAG AGTGGACGAGGATGAAGAGATCATCGTGAAAGCCATGAGCGATTACTGGGTTGTTGGGAAGAAGTCCGACCAGAGGGAGCTGTATGTTATTTTGAATCAAAAAAATGCAAACCTGATTGAAGTCAATG AAGAGGTCAAGAAGCTTTGCGCAACGCAGTTCAACAACATATTCTTCCTGGATTGA
- the LOC102174532 gene encoding radial spoke head 10 homolog B, with translation MVKEKKRADKKGDKSARSPSSPSDYPEFAKQDGSAARQDASPSAAPPLDVPLKDPAGKREAKSDNVPNEDATQYEEPVLTKLIVESYEGEKVRGLYEGEGFAIFQGGCTYRGMFSEGLMHGQGTYIWADGLKYEGDFVKNVPMNHGVFTWPDGSTYEGEVVSGMRHGFGMFKCSTQPVSYIGHWCHGKRHGKGSIYYNQEGTSWYEGDWIYNIRKGWGIRCYKSGNIYEGQWENNMRHGEGRMRWLTTNEEYTGQWRHGVQNGLGTHTWFLKRIPYSQYPLRNEYVGEFVNGYRHGHGKFYYASGAVYEGEWVSNKKHGMGRLTFKNGRVYDGLFSKDHIVVFPNLDGEVMSYPNSPSEGAFKCQQCKPSISAEIMRKLDGNESNSLLGSSLELDLSLLLKMYPERDQSEEKKQVEYAILRNITELRRIYNFYSSLGCDRSLDNTFLMTKLHFWRFLKDCKFHHHNITLADMDRVLSANNDIPVEEIHSPFTTLLLRTFLNYLLQLAYHIHHKEYQDRSPSLFLCFKKVMNENILPNACRVKGHLFCEAQRTLYSMTYVDKCWEIYTAHCRPHAAPPHELTMNMRHFLWMLRSFKMINKELTATKFVEVIAEDNPSMYDGIDSNFELELVFLEFFEALLSFALICVPEPATKFCSDFPDDDLSVNKAGSTYPVTAQDTQNRSPSAVASQESDIQFSSTKSSSSKLGVLLDISKIRKSEPKIKKSVSDGKTSKVNFKSAGKGLTFFLSQSGKKEKSKDEQKEKFNTWISNMYVFFVNTLFQAHKHEETLKEKVKENRLQNEATALQRKMENEELEARLNSLREEEAKRQDYEVDITVIKEPVDAPSSSFTPSPPKEDTVVSSKSITSKKKKK, from the exons atggtgaaagaaaagaaaagagcagaTAAAAAGGGGGACAAGTCCGCCCGTTCTCCCTCGTCTCCCTCCGATTATCCAGAGTTTGCCAAACAAGATGGCAGCGCTGCTAGGCAAGACGCGTCGCCGAGTGCCGCGCCACCACTGGACGTGCCGCTCAAGGACCCGGCAGGCAAGAGAGAGGCCAAAAGCGACAATGTGCCGAATGAAGATGCCACCCAGTATGAAGAGCCCGTTCTGACCAAACTCATAGTAGAAAG CTACGAAGGGGAGAAAGTCCGTGGACTATATGAGGGAGAAGGGTTTGCCATCTTCCAAGGAGGCTGTACCTACAGG GGCATGTTCTCCGAAGGACTCATGCATGGACAGGGGACTTACATCTGGGCTGATGGATTGAAATACGAG GGCGACTTTGTGAAGAACGTCCCCATGAACCACGGCGTCTTCACGTGGCCAGATGGCAGCACCTATGAAGGAGAGGTGGTCAGCGGCATGAGGCACGGATTCGGCATGTTCAAGTGCAGCACGCAGCCTGTGTCCTACATCGGCCACTGGTGCCACGGCAAGAGACACGGAAAG GGCTCCATTTATTATAATCAAGAGGGCACCTCTTGGTATGAAGGAGACTGGATATACAACATCAGAAAGGGCTGGGGGATAAGATG TTACAAGTCCGGGAACATATACGAGGGTCAGTGGGAGAACAACATGCGCCACGGGGAAGGTAGGATGAGGTGGCTGACGACTAACGAGGAGTACACCGGTCAGTGGAGGCACGGGGTCCAG AACGGCCTTGGCACACACACATGGTTTCTAAAGAGAATCCCCTACTCCCAGTATCCTTTGAGAAACGAATACGTAGGAGAGTTTGTGAACGGATATCGCCATGGCCATGGAAAGTTCTACTATGCCAGCGGAGCCGTGTATGAGGGAGAGTGGGTCTCCAATAAAAAACACGGCATG GGCCGATTAACCTTCAAGAATGGGCGTGTGTATGATGGCCTGTTTTCCAAGGATCACATAGTGGTGTTTCCGAATCTGGACGGGGAAGTGATGAGCTACCCGAACTCGCCTTCAGAGGGTGCCTTCAAGTGCCAGCAGTGCAAGCCCTCCATCAGTGCTG AAATCATGAGAAAGCTTGATGGCAATGAAAGTAATTCCTTGTTAGGCTCGAGCCTCGAGCTGGATCTCAGTTTATTGCTGAAAATGTACCCTGAGAGAGACCAGTCAGAAGAAAAGAAGCAG GTAGAATATGCTATCTTAAGAAACATTACAGAATTAAGAAGAATCTACAACTTTTACAGCAGCCTGGGCTGTGACCGCTCCCTGGATAACACCTTTCTGATGACAAAACTTCACTTCTGGAGGTTTCTTAAAGACTGCAAGTTCCATCACCATAACATAACCCTTGCTGATATGGACAGAGTGCTCAGTG CCAATAACGACATACCAGTGGAAGAAATTCACTCTCCATTTACCACATTACTTTTGAGGACATTTTTGAACTACCTCTTGCAGCTGGCTTACCACATTCATCACAAAGAATACCA AGACCGAAGCCCGTCGCTCTTTCTGTGCTTTAAAAAAGTGATGAATGAGAACATCCTCCCCAATGCCTGCCGTGTAAAAG GCCATTTATTCTGCGAGGCCCAGCGCACCCTCTATTCAATGACTTACGTGGACAAGTGCTGGGAGATCTACACAGCGCACTGCAGACCACACGCAGCCCCTCCCCACGAGCTCACCATGAACATGAGACACTTCCTCTGGATGTTGCGG AGCTTTAAGATGATAAATAAAGAATTGACAGCAACCAAGTTTGTGGAGGTCATAGCAGAGGATAACCCTTCCATGTATGATGGAATCGACAGTAACTTTGAACTTGAG ctggttttcctggaattctttgAAGCTCTATTAAGCTTCGCCCTCATCTGTGTTCCTGAGCCAGCAACTAAATTCTGTTCAGATTTCCCAGACGATGACCTGTCTGTTAACAAAGCTGGAAGCACTTACCCAGTGACAGCGCAG GACACCCAGAACAGGAGTCCAAGCGCAGTAGCAAGCCAGGAATCCGACATTCAGTTCAGCAGCACCAAGTCATCTTCGAGCAAGTTGGGTGTCCTGCTCGACATCAGCAAGATAAGGAAGTCAGAG CCCAAAATCAAGAAATCTGTAAGTGACGGAAAAACTTCCAAAGTGAATTTTAAATCTGCAGGCAAAGGGCTGACCTTCTTTTTATCTCAAAGTG ggaaaaaagaaaaatccaaggatgaacaaaaggaaaaattcaaCACATGGATCAGTAATATGTACGTCTTTTTTGTGAACACTCTCTTCCAAGCACATAAACATGAAGAAACCCTCAaggagaaagtaaaggaaaacagGCTGCAAAATGAAGCAACGGCCCTTCAGAGGAAGATGGAAAACGAGGAGCTGGAAGCAAG GCTCAACAGCTTGAGAGAGGAAGAGGCCAAAAGACAAGACTACGAGGTGGACATCACCGTGATCAAGGAACCGGTGGATGCCCCCTCCTCGAGTTTCACACCGAGCCCCCCGAAAGAGGACACTGTGGTGTCCAGCAAATCCATCaccagcaagaaaaagaaaaagtag
- the CCZ1 gene encoding vacuolar fusion protein CCZ1 homolog isoform X1: protein MAAAASGAGAGAAQEKQFPPALLSFFIYNPRFGPREGEEENKILFYYPNEVEKNEKIRNVGLCEAIVQFTRTFSPSKPAKSLHTQKNRQFFNEPEENFWMVMVVRNPIIEKQSKDGKPVVEYQEEELLDKVYSSVLQQCYSMYKLFNGTFLRAMEDGGVKLLKERLEKFFHRYLQTLHLQSCDLLDIFGGISFFPLDKMTYLKIQSFINRMEESLSIVKYTAFLYNDQLIWSGLEQDDMRILYKYLTTSLFPRHIEPELAGRDSPIRAEMPGNLQHYGRFLTGPLNLNDPEAKCRFPKIFVNTDDTYEALHLIVYKAMSAAVCFMIDASIQPTLDFCRRLDSIVGPQLTVLASDICEQFNINKRISGSEKEPQFKFIYFNHMNLAEKSTVHMRKTPSVSLTSVHPDLMKILGDINSDFTRVDEDEEIIVKAMSDYWVVGKKSDQRELRGQEALRNAVQQHILPGLTSQGLCETTFKKQLGRHAVSHGWSLVILLTGLMTIVKQYLL, encoded by the exons ATGGCGGCAGCGGCGTCCGGGGCCGGAGCAGGAGCGGCCCAAGAGAAGCAGTTTCCGCCGGCGCTGCTGAGCTTCTTCATCTACAACCCGCGCTTCGGGCCGCGCGAGGGAGAG gaggaaaataaaattttgttttattatccaaatgaagtagaaaagaatgaaaaaattagaAACGTTGGATTATGTGAAGCTATTGTACAGTTTACAAG GACCTTTAGTCCATCAAAACCTGCAAAATCTTTACATACGCAGAAGAACAGACAGTTTTTCAATGAACCAGAAGAAAATTTCTGGATGGTCATG GTTGTTCGGAATCCTATCATTGAAAAGCAAAGTAAAGATGGAAAACCAGTTGTTGAATACCAAGAGGAGGAGTTGCTG GACAAGGTTTATAGTTCGGTGCTCCAGCAGTGCTACAGCATGTACAAG CTTTTTAATGGTACATTTCTGAGAGCCATGGAAGATGGAGGTGTCAAGCTCCTAAAAGAAAGATTAGAGAAATTCTTCCATCGA TATTTGCAAACATTGCATTTGCAGTCCTGCGATCTACTCGACATATTTGGTGGGATCAGCTTCTTCCCATTGGATAAAATGACTTATTTGAAAATCCAGTCCTTTATTAACAGAATGGAAGAAAGCCTGAGTATAGTCAAGTACACTGCCTTTCTCTATAATGATCAACTCATCTG GAGTGGATTAGAGCAAGACGACATGAGGATTTTATACAAATACCTCACCACATCTCTGTTCCCGAGGCATATCGAACCTGAG TTGGCGGGAAGGGATTCTCCAATAAGGGCAGAAATGCCAGGAAACCTCCAACACTATGGAAG ATTTCTCACTGGCCCCTTGAACCTTAATGATCCAGAAGCAAAATGCAGATTCCCCAAAATTTTTGTAAATACAGACGACACTTACGAAGCTCTGCACTTAATTGTTTATAAG GCCATGAGTGCAGCTGTGTGCTTCATGATTGATG CCTCCATTCAGCCCACACTGGATTTCTGCCGAAGACTGGACAGCATCGTGGGGCCCCAGCTCACAGTGCTGGCATCTGACATCTGTGAGCAGTTTAACATCAACAAGAGAATATCTGG GTCTGAAAAAGAACCCCAGTTTAAGTTTATCTACTTCAACCATATGAATTTAGCAGAAAAAAGTACAGTTCACATGAGGAAGACACCTAGCGTGTCACTCACATCTGTCCATCCGGATCTAATGAAGATTCTGGGCGACATCAATAGTGATTTCACAAG AGTGGACGAGGATGAAGAGATCATCGTGAAAGCCATGAGCGATTACTGGGTTGTTGGGAAGAAGTCCGACCAGAGGGAGCT AAGAGGTCAAGAAGCTTTGCGCAACGCAGTTCAACAACATATTCTTCCTGGATTGACTTCACAAGGGCTCTGcgaaacaacttttaaaaagcaactcGGCAGGCATGCTGTTTCCCACGGCTGGTCATTGGTCATATTATTGACTGGATTAATGACAATAGTAAAGCAATACTTGCTCTGA